From Astyanax mexicanus isolate ESR-SI-001 chromosome 11, AstMex3_surface, whole genome shotgun sequence, the proteins below share one genomic window:
- the c11h2orf76 gene encoding UPF0538 protein C2orf76 homolog, which produces MASEAVLTVRLVRSFEHRNFKPVVFRGVNLDQKVEDFVAFVKKDVSTRSGLPPPFKKFEYDTMKIIHQAHGAKTNELVMSLEEDEKLILKNGLDLRSCGIANETELAFFKMADYENYKTNPQCVW; this is translated from the exons ATGGCCTCTGAAGCTGTCCTCACTGTGCGCCTGGTCCGCTCTTTCGAGCATCGCAACTTCAAGCCGGTGGTGTTTAGAGGAGTGAATTTAGACCAGAAAGTGGAGGACTTTGTTGCTTTTGTGAAGAAGG ATGTTTCTACAAGATCTGGCCTGCCCCCACCTTTCAAGAAATTTGAATATG ACACAATGAAGATCATTCATCAGGCACATGGAGCTAAG ACTAATGAACTCGTAATGAGCCTTGAGGAAGATGAAAAACTGATTCTGAAAAATGGCCTCGATTTACGATCGTGTGGCATTG CCAATGAGACAGAGCTCGCCTTCTTCAAGATGGCTGACTATGAAAATTACAAGACCAATCCTCAGTGTGTGTGGTGA